The DNA sequence TGAAGTCTAGGGATGATGACCAACTAATTGGACAACATAAATCAAGCGCACAAGTTTATTCTTGTGCCCCATATCACCTAGCTGTTGAGAATGGCACATTACGTACTATAGCTCCTTGTGGTGCGATTGCTAACAGCTTGTTTAACGATACATTCACTCTCAGTCAAGGGGATATAGAGGTCCCATTTCTACGTACAGGAATTGCGTGGCCAACCGATAAATCTGCTAAATTCAATAATCCACCACCAACGACAGATTTAGAGGaggcatttaaaatatatgcaaAACCACCTAACTGGCAAAAACCGGTTACATTTCTGGATAGAAACAATACTGATAATAACGGCTATGAGAATGAAGCTTTTATAGTTTGGATGAGACCAGCTGCATTTCCACATTTCAGGAAACCATATGGGAGGCTTAATAGGCTTGGGTCAGAATATAACAATGGTttacccagtggtcagtacAAGGTTACAATCAACTACAATTTCCCAGTCACATCGTTTGGAGGAAGAAAAAGAATTATCCTGAGCACAACAACATGGATGGGGGGAAAAAACAATTTCCTTGGAATTGCTTACATTACATTTGGAACAATATGTTTCTTTGGTGGCCTTGTGTTGACTGCTGTACATCTTCATGCTAGGAACACAAGGGAGGTCAACTTCAAGTGATTGTTTATATACAAGGAGCTTCTTCATAGGACCTACTATCtaccttttttaaatgatttcatttttttgttttaaatgtattcatttattttcaaaagttttatcttcataaatgtttatttgtagCCCAACAAAACTGTCACAATACAAAGCACTGTgagtttgtaaatatatttgtaactttattcCGTCCAATCCGTTTTCTGtcctaactttaaaattttactggACCTGTTCCGTATTTGTAagtatatatagaaaaatacaagtttttgtACTCGTAGTAATAAATgctcatttttaaaagttttgctgtatttttaaaggctttatacattttgaatatctt is a window from the Ciona intestinalis chromosome 10, KH, whole genome shotgun sequence genome containing:
- the LOC100183942 gene encoding cell cycle control protein 50A, which gives rise to MSVVMEKEKRHIPDNTAFKQQSMPAWSPIISAKSALPVFFIISLAFVPIGVVLLVTSQSVVEHQHDYTDCVSVENPGVPCGLLRMNQSQMTQPCTCILNITLETSMEGNVYMYYGLTNFFQNHRRYVKSRDDDQLIGQHKSSAQVYSCAPYHLAVENGTLRTIAPCGAIANSLFNDTFTLSQGDIEVPFLRTGIAWPTDKSAKFNNPPPTTDLEEAFKIYAKPPNWQKPVTFLDRNNTDNNGYENEAFIVWMRPAAFPHFRKPYGRLNRLGSEYNNGLPSGQYKVTINYNFPVTSFGGRKRIILSTTTWMGGKNNFLGIAYITFGTICFFGGLVLTAVHLHARNTREVNFK